AATATCTTAGCCTGCCTAACGCACGTGCATGGAATCCGCTTGATGAGGACTGGAAACTTCCTGTAAACTGGAAAGAGATAGTCCATAATGCTTTCAAGGAACGGCTTGATAAATTTCGTTCTTTTAAAGTTTTTATGGATATATGCGTAAGATGCGGAGCATGCGCCGATAAATGCCATTTCTTTATAGGTACGGGTGATCCTAAAAATATGCCGGTTTTAAGAGCCGAACTTCTTAGATCGGTTTACAGAAACGATTTTACCACGGCAGGAAAACTTTTAGGCAAGATTGCCGGAGCGCGCGAGCTTACTTTGGATGTTTTAAAAGAATGGTGGTACTATTTCTTTCAATGCACCGAATGCCGACGCTGCTCAGTGTTCTGTCCTTACGGCATTGATACCGCGGAAATAACAATAATGGCCAGGGAGATATTTAATCTGCTTGGGCTAAATATAGACTGGATCGCAACTCCCGTTGCAAATTGTTATCGTACAGGAAACCATCTTGGAATCCAGCCGCATGCTTACAAAGAAATGCTGGAATTCTTTGTAGATGATATAGAAGAAAAAACCGGAGTGGTGGTAAAGCCTTCATTTAACAGGAAGGGCGCAGATATATTATTTATTACCCCATCCGGTGATGTTTTTGCCGATCCTGGTACGTATACTGCCATGGGTTATCTGATGCTCTTTCATTATTTAGAGGAGCAGGGTCTTAATATTACATGGAGCACCTACGCTTCAGAAGGTGGAAACTTCGGTTTTTTTACTTCCCATGAGACGATGAAGCGTCTTAACGCAAAAATGTATGCCGAAGCAAAACGGCTTGGTGTTAAGTGGATACTCGGTGGTGAGTGCGGGCATATGTGGCGTGTTATAACCCAGTATATGGATACAATGAACGGTCCTGCGGATTTTCTTGAAAA
The Pseudomonadota bacterium genome window above contains:
- a CDS encoding (Fe-S)-binding protein; this encodes MSDLPKDNNELIEKINYKPTSKDWMDVPVEIRKGMYCYASNPKSVEYLSLPNARAWNPLDEDWKLPVNWKEIVHNAFKERLDKFRSFKVFMDICVRCGACADKCHFFIGTGDPKNMPVLRAELLRSVYRNDFTTAGKLLGKIAGARELTLDVLKEWWYYFFQCTECRRCSVFCPYGIDTAEITIMAREIFNLLGLNIDWIATPVANCYRTGNHLGIQPHAYKEMLEFFVDDIEEKTGVVVKPSFNRKGADILFITPSGDVFADPGTYTAMGYLMLFHYLEEQGLNITWSTYASEGGNFGFFTSHETMKRLNAKMYAEAKRLGVKWILGGECGHMWRVITQYMDTMNGPADFLENPVSPITGTKFENANSTKMVHISEFTADLIYHGKLKLDKSRNDNLSVTFHDSCNPSRGMGMFEEPRYVIKNTCNKFYEMPSNTIREQTFCCGSGSGLNAGEDMELRMCGGLPRANAVKHVHDQFGVNMLATICAIDRAALPPLMDYWVPGVDVTGVTELVANALIMPGEKERTVNLRDEPLPGMEE